In candidate division KSB1 bacterium, the following are encoded in one genomic region:
- a CDS encoding SUF system NifU family Fe-S cluster assembly protein, whose translation MDDLRELYQQVILDHNKNPKNFGKIAAANRTAEGYNPLCGDRIDLYLQVEDDVIKDISFEGAGCAISKSSASVMTTVLKGKSIAEAEQLFKKFQKLITSEPGTEPDLKDLGKLAIFCGVREFPLRVKCAGLAWHTMVAALKNENTIVSTE comes from the coding sequence ATGGACGATCTGCGCGAATTATATCAGCAAGTGATTTTGGATCATAACAAAAATCCAAAAAACTTCGGCAAAATCGCGGCGGCGAATCGCACGGCGGAAGGCTACAACCCGCTTTGCGGTGACCGAATTGATTTATATTTGCAGGTGGAAGATGACGTCATCAAAGATATCAGCTTCGAGGGTGCCGGCTGCGCCATCTCCAAATCCTCCGCTTCGGTGATGACGACGGTGTTAAAGGGGAAGTCAATCGCGGAAGCCGAGCAGCTTTTCAAGAAATTCCAGAAACTCATTACGAGCGAGCCCGGCACCGAGCCTGATTTAAAAGACCTGGGCAAGCTCGCTATTTTTTGCGGCGTTCGGGAATTTCCCCTGCGCGTCAAATGCGCCGGCCTGGCATGGCACACGATGGTCGCGGCGCTCAAAAATGAAAACACGATTGTTTCAACAGAATAA
- the sufD gene encoding Fe-S cluster assembly protein SufD, with translation MEKTGNENFDIKNWYLSNFDFFESKLNGRGAIPFHETRRAAISRFAELGFPTPRHEEWKYTNVAPLLRHKFKLAQEPVHLTNAALAEFIFAGLPQNLLVLVNGRFAKELSHIESCVKGLVMGGLAQVLEHGDDLTGTYLGRYADYENETFIALNTAFADDGAFIRVPRNVVLDQPIHLLNISDAGKMSFVAHPRNLIIIGEGSQVQIIESYHALSNQAYFNNVVTEIVVEENALVDHVRIQNESRQAYHVAAREVHQAKGSVYSSISIDFGGALVRNNLNLRLKAENCEGNLFGFYMAAGQQLVDNHTLIDHAMPHCNSKEHYKGILDDKARGVFNGKVMVRPDAQKTNAYQSNQCLLLSNEAVINAKPQLEIFADDVKCSHGAAIGQLDEDAAFYLRSRGIGEKEANAMLQHAYASEVLDHIKIKPVREQLDKMVTAGFKEKQ, from the coding sequence ATGGAAAAAACAGGCAACGAAAATTTTGACATAAAAAATTGGTATCTCTCCAATTTCGATTTTTTTGAGAGCAAGCTGAACGGCCGCGGCGCGATCCCCTTTCATGAAACCCGCCGGGCGGCGATCTCACGGTTTGCTGAATTGGGTTTTCCGACGCCGCGCCATGAGGAATGGAAATATACCAACGTCGCGCCGCTGTTGAGGCATAAATTCAAATTGGCGCAGGAGCCGGTCCATTTGACCAATGCCGCGCTGGCGGAATTTATTTTCGCCGGATTGCCGCAAAATCTTTTGGTGTTGGTCAATGGCCGCTTTGCAAAAGAACTGTCACATATCGAGTCGTGCGTCAAAGGGTTGGTGATGGGTGGCCTGGCGCAGGTTTTAGAGCATGGCGACGATCTCACCGGCACATATCTCGGCCGCTACGCGGATTATGAGAACGAGACTTTTATCGCCTTGAATACGGCGTTTGCCGATGACGGCGCGTTTATTCGCGTGCCGCGCAACGTCGTGCTGGACCAGCCGATTCATCTGCTGAACATTTCGGACGCCGGCAAAATGTCTTTTGTTGCCCATCCGCGCAATCTTATCATCATCGGAGAAGGCAGCCAGGTCCAAATCATCGAGAGCTATCACGCTCTTTCGAATCAGGCTTATTTCAATAACGTCGTCACGGAGATAGTGGTAGAGGAAAATGCCCTCGTCGATCACGTGCGGATTCAAAACGAGAGCCGGCAAGCTTATCACGTGGCGGCCAGGGAAGTGCACCAAGCAAAAGGCAGCGTGTATTCTTCCATCAGCATCGACTTCGGCGGGGCGCTGGTGCGCAACAATCTCAATTTGCGATTGAAGGCGGAAAACTGCGAAGGCAATTTGTTCGGCTTCTACATGGCCGCCGGACAGCAGCTCGTCGACAATCATACGTTGATCGATCACGCCATGCCGCATTGCAACAGCAAGGAGCATTACAAGGGAATTTTGGATGATAAAGCCCGCGGCGTTTTCAATGGCAAGGTGATGGTCCGGCCGGATGCCCAAAAAACCAATGCTTATCAATCCAATCAATGTCTGCTGCTGAGCAATGAGGCGGTGATCAATGCGAAGCCGCAATTGGAGATTTTTGCGGATGACGTCAAGTGCAGCCATGGCGCGGCCATTGGCCAGCTTGATGAAGACGCCGCCTTTTATCTGCGCTCGCGCGGGATTGGCGAAAAAGAGGCGAATGCGATGTTGCAGCACGCTTACGCCAGCGAGGTGTTGGATCACATCAAAATTAAACCGGTGCGAGAACAGCTGGACAAGATGGTCACTGCCGGATTCAAGGAAAAACAATGA
- a CDS encoding GWxTD domain-containing protein, which yields MWWSHDHSIFSNHRLNLSENVVGKKLIVVFAAHIRFVLWLVSLLYFGHAAETLRAQMAASRPPAAVDFDQTIGMPPYVFRTYQFAAAEPGKVRVEVYLGMVNDILQFVKMAPDTGAKIRYRAQYEVNVTVWDKQKNPLDSRNWKRERVVDHFDDTNDRKKLNIERAAFDLPPGEYEIALEITDRDTGKNLRERRPLKLNAVAGLQLNLSSIVLTQPAPVESISPRDSLLNHFAPIVLSKTSKRSGAAYFEIYGAQAGETLQLNYQILDWRRQALQEWSETLTVSQTPVRHLVDFTGKINQAGLHTFHLVVKRSTGDKAKEAAAEEGFHVQISADQDYAAALAENKNLLYQPLRYIVKGADYKQIIEADEATRDSLVAAFWRQRDPEPAASRNQLREEFYRRVAFAQMRFAVAGSGKAGWETDRGRIYIKYGPPREVHHQFAEQGATPYEIWLYPDLDLHFIFRDKTGAGDFELVHR from the coding sequence ATGTGGTGGTCTCATGACCACAGTATTTTTTCCAACCATCGTCTTAATCTTTCGGAAAACGTTGTTGGAAAAAAACTGATTGTTGTTTTTGCCGCACATATTCGTTTCGTTCTTTGGCTTGTTTCGTTGTTGTATTTTGGACATGCGGCGGAAACCCTCCGCGCCCAAATGGCTGCCTCGCGCCCGCCAGCGGCGGTGGACTTCGATCAAACCATCGGCATGCCGCCCTATGTTTTTCGAACGTATCAATTCGCCGCGGCCGAACCCGGCAAAGTTCGCGTCGAGGTTTACCTGGGCATGGTCAACGATATTTTGCAGTTCGTTAAAATGGCTCCGGATACCGGCGCGAAAATCCGTTATCGCGCGCAATATGAAGTGAATGTCACGGTTTGGGATAAACAAAAAAATCCCCTCGACAGCCGCAATTGGAAACGCGAGCGGGTGGTCGATCATTTTGACGACACCAACGATCGTAAAAAACTCAATATCGAGCGCGCCGCGTTCGATCTGCCGCCGGGAGAATATGAAATCGCCCTCGAAATCACCGACCGCGACACCGGCAAAAATTTGCGTGAGCGCCGGCCGCTGAAATTGAACGCCGTGGCTGGTCTGCAACTCAATCTCAGCTCGATTGTTTTGACCCAGCCGGCGCCGGTAGAAAGCATCTCGCCGCGCGATTCTTTGCTCAATCACTTCGCCCCGATTGTTCTTTCTAAAACTTCAAAGCGGAGCGGAGCGGCTTATTTTGAAATTTACGGCGCGCAAGCCGGCGAGACACTGCAACTGAACTATCAAATTCTCGATTGGCGCCGGCAAGCGCTGCAGGAATGGAGCGAGACACTCACCGTCTCCCAAACGCCGGTGCGCCATCTCGTCGATTTCACCGGCAAAATCAATCAGGCCGGGCTGCATACGTTTCATCTCGTCGTCAAGCGCAGCACCGGCGATAAAGCCAAAGAGGCGGCAGCCGAAGAGGGTTTTCACGTGCAAATCAGCGCAGATCAAGATTACGCCGCCGCCTTGGCTGAAAATAAAAACCTGCTGTATCAGCCGCTGCGTTACATCGTCAAAGGCGCGGATTACAAGCAGATCATCGAAGCCGACGAAGCCACGCGCGACAGCCTCGTCGCCGCATTTTGGCGCCAGCGCGACCCGGAGCCAGCGGCCTCCCGTAATCAATTACGTGAAGAATTTTATCGCCGCGTCGCATTTGCCCAGATGCGTTTTGCCGTGGCCGGCTCCGGCAAAGCAGGTTGGGAAACCGACCGCGGCCGCATTTACATCAAATACGGCCCGCCCCGCGAAGTGCATCATCAATTCGCCGAACAGGGTGCGACGCCGTACGAAATCTGGCTGTATCCGGATCTCGATCTGCATTTTATTTTTCGGGATAAAACCGGAGCGGGAGATTTCGAGTTGGTTCACCGTTAA
- a CDS encoding BamA/TamA family outer membrane protein, translating into MKKVHSAVAFGSLLFALTLFAAPRAFSQVFGKNHVQYKEFKTKFIQSEHFDIYFDEDGLDIAEFVAEVAEQSYKEIKDDFRYELSSRITIIVYNSHNDFQQTNVQIAPPEESVGGFTEFFKNRVVIPYEGNWEKFRHVIHHELAHAVMLQMVYGSGVQSIITGLARLQLPPWFVEGLAEYESRGWDTESDMFMRDAALNGYVPAIPHLGGFLAYKGGQSVLYYISQKYGGEKIGEMLGKIKISKSLDGGLRSSIGMSLEDLNKRWQKHLKKEYWPDIAGRQEPDEMARQLTDHTKYHNFINNSPALSPNGNKIAFLSDKSDYFDIYLMSAIDGKIISKLVSGQRSGDLEELHWLRPGITWSPDSKYIAFAAKAGGEDALNIVDVKKRQIVRSMKFGLDGVFSPTWSPKDHEIAFVGLKHGTCDLYAVNLQTQALRKITDDVFSDLEPAYSPDGSHLAFVSDRGKLDFATLPQNFKIWRTDYRNLDIYLIDAKGTAAGGKIEQITDTPYFEKTPVFSPDGKKLAFTSDRSGIYNIYLHDLASRQEHAISNVLTGVFHLSWAGDGSRLAFVSFYNAGYDIYLLKNPLDIKPGEVNPAKTAFLTQLEQKQKEQRVDLSITAAEAREDREANKYRHYVFGDDFAEGVVKTKAEQAAFLDTSQYKQVGGAYKVHKYKTKFSPDIIYGNAGYSQFFGVQGQTQLSLSDVLGNHRINLYTDLFYDIRNSNYQLNYFYLPKRTDYGIGVFHHALFFYSPPFYGDFGSIRDRYYGLSLYALRPFNTFKRLDAGLSWVNINREFPDQLIIGNEIIAFEPIRIRTLIASLSYVTDTALWGWTGPNNGGRSEFNLTVSPKYDNENGLGFVTFRADIRKYIKIGKEYNLVYRLAGGISEGSDPQQFFLGGLDNWLNRRYNGGRIRIDRPEDIYFSSFETPLRGTNYYEQSGNRFALMNLEFRFPMIRSLELGWPLPLGLYNIRGALFTDIGAAWEGKLGEYERFHAFNKSSGLLPGLDDLLMGYGFGSRANLGFLLLRFDVAWRTDLENSSSRPRYYFSLGTEF; encoded by the coding sequence ATGAAAAAAGTGCATAGTGCTGTAGCGTTTGGGAGTTTGTTGTTCGCCCTCACCCTTTTCGCCGCGCCACGGGCTTTCAGCCAAGTCTTCGGCAAAAATCACGTTCAGTACAAGGAATTTAAAACCAAGTTCATTCAATCCGAGCATTTTGATATTTATTTTGACGAGGACGGCTTGGATATAGCCGAGTTTGTCGCGGAAGTGGCCGAGCAAAGTTACAAGGAAATCAAGGATGATTTCCGCTATGAGCTGAGCAGCCGCATCACGATCATTGTCTACAACAGCCACAATGATTTTCAGCAAACCAACGTGCAGATTGCGCCGCCGGAAGAGTCGGTCGGCGGCTTTACGGAATTTTTCAAAAATCGCGTCGTCATTCCTTATGAAGGAAACTGGGAAAAATTTCGTCACGTCATCCATCACGAGCTGGCGCATGCAGTGATGCTGCAAATGGTTTACGGCTCCGGCGTGCAATCGATCATCACCGGCCTGGCGCGTCTGCAGTTGCCGCCGTGGTTTGTCGAAGGCCTGGCGGAATATGAAAGCCGCGGCTGGGATACCGAAAGCGACATGTTCATGCGCGATGCGGCGCTCAACGGGTACGTTCCGGCAATTCCCCATCTCGGCGGTTTTCTCGCGTACAAGGGCGGGCAGTCGGTGTTGTATTACATTTCGCAAAAATACGGCGGCGAAAAAATCGGCGAGATGCTGGGCAAAATTAAAATCAGCAAAAGCCTCGACGGCGGTCTTCGCAGCTCCATCGGCATGAGCCTGGAAGATTTGAACAAACGCTGGCAAAAACATTTGAAAAAAGAATATTGGCCGGACATCGCCGGCCGGCAGGAGCCGGACGAAATGGCGCGCCAGCTTACCGATCACACCAAATACCACAACTTCATCAACAACAGTCCAGCGCTTTCCCCGAACGGCAATAAGATCGCGTTTCTTTCCGACAAATCCGACTACTTTGATATATATTTGATGAGCGCGATTGACGGGAAGATCATCTCCAAGCTGGTGAGCGGCCAGAGAAGCGGCGATCTCGAGGAATTACACTGGCTCCGTCCCGGCATTACCTGGTCACCCGACAGCAAGTACATTGCGTTCGCCGCCAAAGCCGGGGGCGAAGATGCCTTGAATATTGTCGATGTCAAAAAACGCCAGATCGTTCGTTCAATGAAATTTGGCCTCGACGGGGTGTTCTCGCCGACGTGGTCGCCGAAGGATCACGAAATTGCGTTTGTCGGCCTCAAGCACGGTACCTGCGATTTATACGCTGTTAATCTTCAAACGCAAGCCCTGCGTAAAATTACCGACGATGTGTTCAGCGATCTCGAACCGGCTTACTCGCCGGACGGCAGTCACCTCGCGTTTGTCAGCGATCGCGGTAAACTGGATTTCGCAACGCTCCCGCAGAATTTCAAAATTTGGCGCACCGATTATCGCAATCTCGACATTTATTTGATTGACGCCAAAGGCACGGCGGCAGGCGGCAAGATCGAACAGATTACCGACACGCCTTATTTTGAAAAAACGCCGGTGTTTTCGCCAGACGGCAAGAAGCTGGCGTTTACCAGCGACCGTTCCGGCATTTACAATATTTATCTTCACGATCTGGCGAGCCGCCAAGAGCACGCCATCAGCAATGTCCTCACCGGCGTGTTTCATCTGTCGTGGGCCGGCGACGGTTCGCGCCTGGCGTTCGTTTCTTTTTATAATGCCGGTTACGATATTTATCTGTTGAAAAACCCTCTCGACATCAAGCCGGGCGAAGTCAATCCGGCCAAGACCGCATTTCTCACTCAGCTCGAGCAAAAACAAAAGGAGCAGCGCGTCGATCTCAGCATCACGGCGGCGGAGGCGCGCGAAGATCGCGAGGCCAACAAGTACCGGCATTATGTTTTCGGCGATGATTTTGCTGAGGGCGTTGTTAAAACCAAAGCCGAGCAGGCGGCGTTTCTCGACACTTCGCAATATAAACAGGTGGGCGGCGCTTACAAGGTGCATAAATACAAAACCAAATTTTCGCCGGACATCATTTACGGCAACGCCGGTTACAGCCAGTTTTTCGGCGTGCAGGGGCAAACGCAGCTTTCGCTGTCCGACGTTTTGGGCAATCATCGCATCAATCTTTACACCGACCTGTTCTACGACATTCGCAATTCGAATTATCAACTGAATTATTTTTATTTGCCCAAACGCACCGATTATGGCATCGGCGTTTTTCACCACGCCTTGTTTTTTTACAGCCCTCCATTTTACGGCGATTTCGGTTCAATTCGCGACCGTTATTACGGATTGAGCTTGTACGCCTTGCGGCCGTTCAACACCTTCAAGCGGCTGGATGCCGGGCTGTCTTGGGTGAACATCAACCGCGAATTTCCCGACCAGTTGATCATCGGCAACGAGATCATTGCCTTCGAGCCGATTCGCATTCGGACGCTGATCGCCAGCCTGTCGTATGTCACTGATACGGCGCTATGGGGTTGGACTGGGCCGAACAACGGCGGCCGCAGCGAGTTCAATCTTACGGTTTCGCCGAAATACGACAACGAAAATGGCCTCGGGTTCGTGACCTTTCGCGCCGATATTCGCAAATACATAAAAATCGGCAAAGAGTATAATCTCGTCTATCGTTTGGCCGGCGGCATCAGCGAGGGCAGCGATCCGCAGCAATTTTTTCTCGGCGGCCTGGACAACTGGCTGAACCGGCGTTACAACGGCGGCCGCATTCGCATCGACCGGCCCGAAGATATTTACTTTTCCAGCTTCGAGACGCCGTTGCGCGGCACGAATTATTACGAGCAATCCGGCAATCGCTTTGCGTTGATGAATCTTGAATTCCGTTTCCCGATGATCCGTTCGCTCGAACTCGGATGGCCCTTACCGCTGGGTTTGTACAATATTCGCGGTGCGTTGTTCACCGACATCGGCGCAGCCTGGGAAGGCAAGCTCGGCGAGTACGAGCGCTTTCATGCGTTCAATAAATCATCCGGCTTGCTGCCGGGGCTGGATGATCTGCTGATGGGCTACGGTTTCGGCTCCCGCGCAAATTTGGGATTTCTGCTGCTGCGTTTCGACGTGGCGTGGAGGACGGATCTGGAGAACAGCAGTTCGCGGCCGCGCTATTATTTCTCACTGGGAACGGAGTTTTAG
- a CDS encoding SUF system NifU family Fe-S cluster assembly protein, with amino-acid sequence MPLDALYQKIILDHFKNPRNFGKIKGAATRVHHENPSCGDQLDLQVVIDEHQHIDKIKFYGRGCAISQASASMMTELVQGQTVAEARAAIASFMHMLTGNDEAKVTLGDLAALGGVKQFPLRVKCATLAWKALESCLQHAEVQP; translated from the coding sequence ATGCCTCTCGACGCGCTCTATCAGAAAATTATTTTGGATCACTTCAAGAACCCACGCAATTTCGGCAAGATCAAAGGCGCGGCGACGCGCGTGCATCACGAAAATCCCTCCTGTGGTGACCAGCTCGATTTGCAGGTGGTCATCGATGAGCACCAGCACATCGACAAAATCAAATTTTACGGCCGTGGCTGCGCCATCAGCCAGGCTTCGGCTTCGATGATGACGGAATTGGTGCAAGGCCAAACCGTTGCTGAAGCACGCGCGGCGATTGCCAGCTTCATGCACATGCTCACCGGCAACGACGAGGCCAAAGTCACTCTCGGCGATTTGGCGGCGCTTGGCGGCGTCAAACAGTTTCCGCTGCGCGTCAAGTGTGCCACTCTTGCCTGGAAGGCGCTGGAAAGCTGCCTGCAGCATGCCGAAGTTCAGCCGTGA
- a CDS encoding DUF59 domain-containing protein, which yields MENHGAHADLKNEIIKVLQTCYDPEIPVNIYELGLVYSIDIDPGNNALVHMTLTSPACPVAGILPGEVENKIKAIPGINDVRVEVVWEPQWHPGMMSEAAKLELGFM from the coding sequence ATGGAAAACCATGGCGCCCACGCCGATCTCAAGAATGAGATTATCAAAGTGCTGCAAACTTGTTATGACCCGGAAATACCGGTGAATATTTATGAGTTGGGGTTGGTTTATTCCATTGATATTGATCCGGGCAACAATGCGCTTGTGCACATGACGCTCACTTCTCCGGCCTGCCCTGTCGCCGGCATCTTGCCCGGCGAGGTGGAAAATAAGATCAAAGCCATTCCGGGCATTAACGATGTCCGCGTCGAAGTTGTTTGGGAGCCCCAATGGCATCCCGGCATGATGAGTGAGGCGGCGAAGTTGGAGCTGGGTTTTATGTAA
- a CDS encoding cysteine desulfurase: MKTVVESLRVAGPPAYAVNGFDVERIRADFPILRQKVRGKPLVFLDSAATSQKPQVVIEAISNYYETQNANIHRGVYYLSELATNAYEGARQKIKEFINANSIKEIVFVRGATEGINLVASSYGRKNIKAGDEIVISAMEHHSNIVPWQMLCEETGAKLRVIPINDDGELILEEYQKLLNKKTKLVAIVHISNSLGTINPIKRIVDIAHDSKVPVLVDGAQAMPHTKVDVKKLDCDFFVFSSHKIFGPTGVGVLYAKEALLEKMPPYQGGGDMIKSVTFEKTLYNDLPYRFEAGTPNIAGAIGLGKALDYVAGIGYENIAAHEKELLRHATEALSTIKSLRIIGTAKEKAAVISFVIDGIHPHDVGTILDRDGIAIRTGHHCTQPVMARFKVPATSRASLAFYNTKTEVDLLVKGLHHVIKLMS, from the coding sequence ATGAAAACCGTGGTAGAAAGCCTGAGGGTTGCCGGGCCGCCAGCTTACGCTGTTAACGGCTTCGATGTGGAGAGAATACGGGCCGATTTCCCCATCCTGCGCCAAAAAGTGCGCGGCAAGCCGCTGGTCTTTCTCGACAGCGCCGCGACCTCGCAAAAACCGCAAGTGGTGATCGAGGCCATCAGCAATTATTATGAAACGCAAAACGCCAATATTCATCGCGGGGTCTATTACTTGAGCGAACTCGCGACCAATGCTTACGAAGGCGCCCGCCAAAAAATAAAAGAATTCATCAATGCCAATTCAATCAAAGAGATTGTTTTTGTTCGTGGCGCCACCGAGGGAATCAATCTCGTCGCTTCTTCGTACGGAAGAAAAAACATCAAGGCCGGCGACGAGATCGTCATCTCGGCGATGGAACATCATTCCAACATCGTGCCGTGGCAAATGCTGTGTGAAGAGACCGGCGCGAAATTGCGCGTCATTCCGATCAATGATGATGGCGAATTGATCCTGGAGGAATATCAGAAGCTGCTCAATAAAAAAACGAAGTTGGTCGCCATCGTTCATATTTCAAATTCGTTGGGCACGATCAATCCCATCAAAAGAATCGTCGATATCGCTCACGACAGCAAGGTGCCGGTGCTGGTCGATGGCGCGCAGGCCATGCCACACACCAAGGTGGACGTCAAAAAATTGGATTGCGATTTTTTCGTTTTCTCCAGCCATAAAATTTTCGGGCCGACCGGCGTGGGCGTGCTGTATGCGAAAGAAGCGCTTCTGGAAAAGATGCCGCCATATCAGGGCGGCGGCGATATGATCAAATCCGTCACTTTTGAAAAAACGCTTTACAACGATTTGCCCTATCGCTTCGAGGCGGGCACGCCGAATATTGCCGGCGCCATCGGCCTGGGCAAAGCGCTGGATTATGTCGCCGGCATCGGTTATGAAAATATCGCCGCTCATGAAAAAGAGTTGTTGCGTCATGCAACCGAGGCCTTGTCAACCATCAAGTCACTCCGGATCATTGGGACGGCGAAAGAGAAGGCCGCCGTTATTTCGTTCGTGATCGACGGGATTCACCCGCATGACGTGGGGACAATTTTGGATCGTGACGGCATAGCGATACGCACCGGCCATCATTGCACGCAGCCGGTGATGGCGCGGTTCAAGGTGCCCGCAACTTCCAGAGCCTCGTTGGCTTTTTACAATACCAAAACCGAAGTCGATCTGCTGGTCAAAGGCCTTCATCACGTTATCAAATTGATGAGCTGA